The Caulobacter sp. FWC2 region GGCAACACGACGACCGACGACAAGCGCCCGCAATTCCAGACGATGATCGACGCGGCGCTGAGCAAACCGCCGCCGTTCTCGGTGATCCTGGTGCATTCCTTCTCGCGCTTCTTCCGCGACCAATTCCAATTCGAGTTCTACGCCCGCAAGTTGGCGCGCAACGGCGTTCGGATCATCTCGATCACCCAGGAACTGGGCGATGATCCGATGAGTCTGATGATGCGTCAGATCATGAACCTGTTCGACGAGTACCAGTCTCGCGAAAATGCCAAGCACACGCTGCGCGCCATGAAGGAGAACGCCCGCCAGGGGTTCTGGAACGGCGCGCGTCCGCCGGTCGGCTACAAGATTGTCGGCGCCGAGCAGCGCGGAACCAAGATCAAGACCAAGCTCGAGATCGATCCGGTGCAGGCTGACAAGGTCCGCCGGATCTATCGCCTGGCGCTGATGGGAGACGAAAACACCGGTCCCATGGGCGTCAAGGCGATCGCCTCCTATCTCAATGAGCGGGGCATAACGACCCGGAACGGAGGGCGCTGGGGGGTCTCGTCGGTCTATTATGTGCTGACTGCACCGACCTATGTGGGCGAGCATCACTTCAACAAGCGGGTCGCCAAGACCGGTGAGTTCAAGGACGAGGACGAACACGTCGTGTTGGCCGTGCCGCCGATCGTCACGCGCGAACAGTTCGATGCGGTGCAGCGGCTCATGATCCAGCGCCGGCCGACCACGGCCCAGTCTCAGGCCTACTGTGGCCCAACCCTGCTGGGCGGGATCATCTTCTGCGGACAGTGCGGCGGGGCCATGACGCTAAGGACCGGGCGCGGCAACGGAGGACAGTACCGCTACTACACCTGCTGCACACGGGCGCGGACCGGGGAGAGCGGCTGCAAGGGCGTGACCATGCGCCAGGATGCAGCTGACGC contains the following coding sequences:
- a CDS encoding recombinase family protein — translated: MARKPRLQTAAPVVTKAALYLRVSTGRQAESDLSIPDQQRQLAAYCATKGWTVDQEFVEPGNTTTDDKRPQFQTMIDAALSKPPPFSVILVHSFSRFFRDQFQFEFYARKLARNGVRIISITQELGDDPMSLMMRQIMNLFDEYQSRENAKHTLRAMKENARQGFWNGARPPVGYKIVGAEQRGTKIKTKLEIDPVQADKVRRIYRLALMGDENTGPMGVKAIASYLNERGITTRNGGRWGVSSVYYVLTAPTYVGEHHFNKRVAKTGEFKDEDEHVVLAVPPIVTREQFDAVQRLMIQRRPTTAQSQAYCGPTLLGGIIFCGQCGGAMTLRTGRGNGGQYRYYTCCTRARTGESGCKGVTMRQDAADAAVVHHLENRLLEPKRLAAMMENIIDRRDAFVQRRSKHIADLRKRATETDAKLQRLYQAIEDGLTDPRDKSLKSRIFELKEIRDGLEGEATRAAAAVERMGTSLTPALLKQFAKATR